The following DNA comes from Bos indicus x Bos taurus breed Angus x Brahman F1 hybrid chromosome 5, Bos_hybrid_MaternalHap_v2.0, whole genome shotgun sequence.
gagggtcgcaaagagttggacacgactgaacacacacacacactgtttacACAATGCCTACAGTGATGTCagatattttacatgtagctatctaaagaaattcacccattccagtccattttactttgctgattcctagaatgttgacatttactcttgccatctcctgtttgaccacttccaatttgccctgattcatggacctgacattccaggttcctatgcaatattgctctttacagcatcggaccttgcttctatcatcagtcacatccatagctgtgtatggtttttgctttggctccatcccttcattctttctggagttatttctccactgatctccagtagcatattgggcccctactgacctggggagttcttctttcagtatccatcattttgccttttcatactgttcatggggttctcaaggcaagaatactgaagtggtttgccattcccttctccagtggaccacattctctcagacctctcctccatgacccgcctgtcttgggtggccccacaggcatggtttagtttcactgagttagacaaggctgtggtcttagtgtgattagattgactagttttctgtgattatggtttcagtgtgtctgtcctctgatgccctcttgcaacacctaccgtcttacttgggtttctcttaccttgtacgtggggtatctcttcatggctgctccagcaaagtgcagctgcttctccttaccttggatgaggggtatctcctcaccgccaccctcctgaccttgaatgtggaatagctcctctaggccctccggCACccgcacagccaccgctccttggaggtggggttgctcctcccagccgccgcccctggcctctcacatggggtagctcctctccgctgCGCTCTGTGAGCCGTCGCAGCCACCcacgctcatctcacacgctagtaaagtaatgctcaaaattctccaagccaggcttcagcaatacgtgaaccatggacttccagatgttcaagctggttttagaaaaggcagaggaaccagagatcaaattgccaacatccgctggatcatggaaaaagcaagagagttccagaaaaacatctatttctgctttattgactatgccaaagcctttgactgtgtggatcacaataaactgtggacaattctgaaagagatgggaataccagaccacctgacctgcctcttgagaaacctgtatgcaggtcaggaagcaacagttagaactggacatggaacaacagactggttccaaataggaaaaggagtacgtcaaggctgtatattgtcaccctgtttatttaacttacgtgcagagtacatcatgagaaacgctgggctggaagaagcacaagctggaatcaagattgctgggagaaatatcaataatcttagataagcctttcctggttgctcagacggtaaagcatctgcctacaatgcgggagccccggattcgattcctgggttgggaagatcccctggagaaggaaacggcaatccactccagtactattgcctggaaaatcccatggacagaggagcctggtaggctacagtccatggggccacaaagagttggacacgactgagcaacttcacactttcagatatgcagatgacaccacctgtatggcaaaaagtgaaaaggaactaaaaagcctcttgatgaaagtgaaagtggagagtgaaaaagttggcttaaagctcaacattcagaaaacgaagatcatggcatctggtcccatcacttcatgggaaataggtggggaaacagtgtcagactttatttttttgggctccaaaatcactgcagatggtgactacagccatgaaattaaaagacacttactccttggaagaaaagttatgaccaacctagatagcatattgaaaagcagaaacattactttgccaacaaaggtccgactagtcaaggctatggtttttccagtggtcatgtatggatgtgagagttggactttgaagaaggctgagcactgaagaattgatgcttttgaactgtggtattggagaagactcttgagagtcccttggactgcaaggagatccaaccagtccattctgaaggagatcgatCAActttgggatttctttgaaaggaatgatgctaaagctgaaactccagtactttggccacctcatgtgaagagttgacttattggaaaagactctgatgctgggagggattgggggcaggaggagaaggggacaacagaggatgagatggctggatggcatcactgactcgatgtatatgagtgtgagtgaactccgggagttggtgatggacagggaggcctggcatgctgcgattcatggggtcgcaaagaattagacgactgagtgattgaactgaactgatctaaagaaagaaacaggtaACCTACTGAAGGTCATAGCTGGGTGTTATGTGGCTTTGTAGGCCTCATTTTATGTTGTTCTGCCTCCTATCAGTTGCTTCTgtcctttgttatttattttgtaagtttTAGAAGTTTCTTTGGCTAATAAATGTAGATCATAGATAGATCAAAATTTTTGAGAGTAATCTTTAGCATTTTATTCTGTCACTTGTTCATTTAATCATAAATATCAAGTGAAGGGAAGGCTACAGATAGTTCAGAGCCTGATTATAAATTCCTATTTAGTTTTACTATTACGCTTTCTTGTTAGTAGAGCATATGTTATTAGAGCAGAGAATATGTGTTGAGTTGTATTGTGGTGGATGATTTATTGCTTTCCTCCACAGTCTCAGATGAGCCACCTCTGCACCATGTGCAGCTTTGAGGGCTTTGAGGCTCTTGCCTAAAGAGTCAGTCCTGATGGGTGGAGACCCTCTGTTCACCACCCTGCTTACTCATGTAGCCTTCACTCTGTAAGGTTGAGATGAGGAGTCTGGATACTAAACCTTTAACTGTTTTTGTAACAGGCTTATCAGTAGTCTCCACTCCTGCAATTCCCATACTCATGCTGCCCCATGGGGAGAGGCCAACAGCTCTTACTGATGGGCTGGAAGTACCTTCTGAGAACACAAGGACTTGCAGTCCTTGCTAACAACAATCATAAGACATGTTGAAATTAACCATAATGACCATGCTGCCTGGGCTTCCTCCTGGATCTCTGAAGGTTGCTCCTGATGGGCTGTTGTTTCTCTTCTGAGTTTGCAGACATGGttacagtcacatccacagcatTAGTGGTGGTGCCTATTGTTACAATTGCTCCTATCAAGCTTTGTAGGCTTTGTAATTGCAGAAGTATGTGAACTGTTGAAGGCAGTGTATGTGGGAGGCATGTTAAATTCATTCCTCCCCAGCAtaatcatactgctgctgctgctaagtcgcttcagttgtgtctgactcggtgcgaccccatagacggcagcccgccaggctcccccgtccctgggattctccagccaagaacactggagtgggttgccgtttccttctccaatgcatgaaagtgaaaagtgaaagtgaagtagctcagtcgtgtccgactggttgcgaccccatggactgcagcctaccaggctcctccatccatgggattttccaggcaagagtactggagtgagttgccattgccttctccataatcatACTAAGTGGCTCTAAACTCATCACGGTTTATGTAAAGGCTCTGAATGCTTACTCGATCTTGATTTCTTCCATAGAAAAAGGTAGCATTTGCCTAGGAGAAGACAAGTAAAGAAAGTGATACCAGTAAAactgcttccttttctttctgtagcTAAACAACAAGAGCTTATAGTAAGAATTTTGAGCTTTCAACTCTACTCTGCCATTTGATGCAAGAAGTTCTCCTACAGTATCTCTACAATGACCACTCCAGTTTTGCTGGGACAGTTTGTGTCAGTGAGAATACTTATTAAAATACACTTTTGTTAGTATTTATCCTGGTCAGGCGATATGTACTTTAATAATttgatgtatatgtgtgtgtgctcaatcgggtccaactctttgttaccccatggactgtagcccaccaggctcctctgcccatggagttttccaggcaagaatattgacgGGGGATGGAGGGttatcatttcctattccaggagatcttcccaacccagggattgaacctgcatctcttgcatctgttGTATtgacaggttgattctttaccgccgtaccacctgggaagcccagtattttgATAGGTACTAACAAATTATGCACATCTCACTGTCACTGATTTATACAAAAATAAGTACATGGCAGTCTTGGGGAGACATACATTCTGCAAAATGTCCGCCTACCTGGGTTGGAGTATATGTTCAAGAATAGATTGGGTGGTCAGGCTGCTGCAGATGGCAATATGATATTGGATATGAAATTAATGGTTGCTGACAGCTAACAAATCTCTGCAATACAGCCTTGGGGAACTCTTTGGAGAAATACTAGGAACCTCTTTAGTGTGCCATGGCCTCCAAATGAGGCTCATTTGGCCTTGAGTCCTTCTAAAAATTAGAGTATTCCCAGATGAGCCTCTGTACCAAAGCCTCTGCAGGACTTCAAGCTGTTCTCCCTAAGCACCCTGGCCCCATCTTTTGGAGACTTACCACTAGGCacttcttctcttttcttaagTCCAGTTATGTCCAGAATGTTCCTAGCTCGGGTGGCCTGAGTTCTGCTGTGAGCATTTGCTGATAGTCTCAGGAAATAAATGAGGTTTTTCCACTGAATAAAAAGATCCCCTCTATCTGGAGGGGGACACAGCTGAAGGTAAAAAGAGCGGCCACTGGCAAGCTTCAAGTGGAGCTGTTGTTTTTTACTGTTATGAATGGATATCTCTACAATCTTCAAGGGAAGCAGCCTGGTTAGCTCTAAGATCTGTGTAGGCTTTTTACCTCTCTCCCGGGCAGCAGAGCTGTGCCTGTTAGAGTCATCACAGATAGCAGCTGGTTGGGCCAGCAGCATGACATCAGGCAGTGTGAGGTGGGGGCTGGTACGAAAGATGCCCACAGTCACCATTTGGGCCCGGTTGTGCACATCAAGCACTTCTCCTTTCCTGCTGACCTGTATAAAGTTACTCTCAAACACTGGCGCATATTGGAATATAGGGTACTCCCCCTTGTACAGTTATCACTGCAGTTTCCCCATGGAGGTGTTAAACATACTCGGCAAGACTGCTTTTGGCTGAGTAGTATGCTAATGTATATTGGCTGTTCTTGACTTTTATCAGGATAGCTCCTAGAACCTTCTCCAAGCCTTCCTTACCACACCTTGTAGAGCGTCCTGTTTCCCTGGTCTCTCCAGCAGTTGGGCTAACAGTGGTCTCCTGCAAATTTTGCCTCTGAGTGACTGAGGGCAAGTTGTGGGAGCTGATTACCGACTACTCAGTGCTAGAGACAGTTTCTTCTGGACCTGACTGTGCCCTGCCTAGAGCATGGAGATGTCAGGGCATGCAGAAGCCAGGCTTTCAGTAGATGTCTGGTTATAAAGGTGTGCAGTTATCAGGGTCCCAGTATGTCAGGGTGCACAGATGTTAAGGTGCACAGATATTGGTATTCAATCATAATCCCATTGCATCTCTCCTCCAAAAACTGTACCCTTCAACTAAGCCTAAACTACCTTGAGGGACCCCTCTTATCCTCTCCTGTCCATTGTGACCCGGGCTCATCACACAGACCTTTGTCTATGTCCTGCAACAGTCCCGCCCTCAGAGCAGGGTAACTGTCCTCTCTACTTCACCCATCCTCTTCACCAGGCCACACTGCCACAGCTCAGAAGaccactccctcctccctgggCCCATCTGAGGATCTTAATACTTACTGACAAATTGCTTTCAAAAAGGGTTGGGCAAACTTTCTGTTAGGTATGAGTTTAAAATATGCATACTCTCTTAACCAGCACTTCTAACTGCTGACAATTAGAATTAATTGTAGGCAATTTACCTTAAAGACAGTTGGACAAGTTGGTAAACAAGCTGGATGTATAGAATGTTTATCAAGGTTTATTGTAGCAAAAACAATCATAAACAAgattaatatcttataataaggATTTGGTTAAATAGATTATGGAGCATTCTGTGAAAGAATACTCTGAAGTCATAAGAATGATTATGTGGTTCCttatttattgaaatgaaaagatatacctgataatattcttttaagaaaaagagaaaagcaaacatttcAGACTAGGTTTATACCCGTGATCCAATTTATGTAAAATCATCCATATGTGTGTTTGGGTATAAAATTACAATATATTCAACGAAATGTTTAAAGTGCTTGTCCCTGGAtggtgtaatttttattttctttatatttcctgttttctcttaGGATACTTATTTACTTCTGTTAATGGGATGAATTAAGCTATTTttattaacaatatttttataGCCATCAAAAATTTTATGTTTGACCTACCCTCAAGTTGCTGAGATTTTCCCTAGACATCTGTACCCTAACTGTACAGTGGAAAGAGCCTTGAACATCATATGTATGCTCTAGTCTTTACTATCAAATTGGCTTATTAAAGAAGTAGTCAGAaatttggctattataaatattataaattcagtaagattaaaatatacttattgGAATGACAATTtacataacacacacatacatacgtaaAGCCAtcttttttgagttttttgtCTGTTCTGTAAGTAAAAATGAACACTTTCTTCCCTTCATATCGAAGTATCTGGTTATTTCTGGAAATATGaatactttattctttatttattgagAGGCTTAGTCACACATCAATAGCAGTTCTTACTGGCCCATCcaaaatctttatattttaatttccatttcacgTTTACATTGTCTATAATTAAGAATAAGAATAAGCCTAACATATATTTAGTAATCAAACTAACCTTTCAAATCTATCCAAGAGATTCTGGTATTTGTTGAAAGGAATAGGTAGCACTGGAAACAGTATAATTTAATTTAGgtgcttttttaaatataaatttattattttaattggaggctaattagtttacaatattgtatcagttttgccatacattgacatgaattcgCCATGGGTATActcatgttccccatcctgaacccccctcccacctccctccaattactgtccctctgggtcatctcagtgcaccagccctgagcatcctgtctcatgcattgaacctggactggtgattcatttcacatatgataatatacatgtttatttgccattctcccaaatcatcccaccctcgccctctcccacagagtccaaaagactgttctatacatctgtgtctgttttactgtctcacatacagggttatcattaccatctttctaaattccatatatatatatatgcattagtatactgtactggtgtttttctttctggctttcttcactctgtataataggctctagtttcatccacctcattagaactgattcaaatgtattctttttaatggccgagtaatactccattgtgtatatgtaccacagctttcttatccattcatctgctgatggacatctaggttgcttccatgtcctggctattgttcacattggggtgcacgtgtctctttcaattctggtttccttggtgtgtatgcccaacagtgggattgctggctcgtatagcagttctatttccagttttttaaggactctccacactgttctccatagtggctgtacttgtttgcattcccaccaacagtgtgagaagggttcccttttctccacaccctctccagcatttattgcttgtagacttttggatcgcagccattctgactggagtgaaatggtacctcatcgtggttttgatttgcatttctctgataatgagtgatgttgagcatcttttcatgtgtttgttagccatctgtatgtcttctttggagaaatgtctatttagttctttggcccagtttttgattgggttagttatttttctggaattgagctgcaggagctgcttgtatatttttgagattagttgtttgtcagttgcttcatttgctattattttctcccattctgaaggctgtcttttcaccttgcttttactttcctttgttgtgcaaaagcttttaagtttaattaggtcccatttgtttatttttgcttttatttccaatattctgggaggtgggtcatagaggatcctgctgtgatgtatgtcagagagtgttttgcctatgttctcctctaggagttttatagtttctggtcttacgtttagatctttaatccattttgagtttatttttgtgtatggtgttagagagtgttctagtttcattcttttacaagtggttgaccagttttcccagcaccacttgttaaagagattgtctttaatccattgtatattcttgcctcctttgtcaaagataaggtgtccatatgtgcgtggatttatctctgggctttctattttgttccattgatctatatttctgtctttgtgccagtaccatactgtcttgattactgtggctttgtagtagagcctgaagtcaagcaggttgattcctccacttccattcttctttctcaagattgctttggcttttaaaaaataaagtgaagataCACTGATTTTCTTAAAAGCAATTTCATGCCATGCACATATGTTACAAGATTCTTATCTTAGGCTTCCATTAGACCACTGAGCTAATTACCTTGTCTCCAGGGAAACCAGAAGCAATATTACTTAGAGTCTAAAGACTCACAATTTTTTCCTAACCAGTCATTAGAACAGCAACAGTAGAACCTCTCTTATGTGGCCTGATAACTATCATGTGTAGCATTCTGGCAAATATGTCTATTTTCATTGAGTCTGATGAATTTTATCTGGAATTCCTCTAGATATTTAGAAAACTGTCTTAGTATTTGCTTCAATAGTTAAGAAGCTGAGATGGCTAAATAAGAAATCAACCTGAACCTGAGATTAATAAATTCTTGGAAGACTGACCTATGCAAACATTTGTGTGATtaatgttagagaatgttttgcctatgttcttttctaggagttttattgtgtcatgtcttatatttcagtctttaagccattttgagtttattttttattttgtcccaTGAAAGGAggcatttaatctttttttttcttttttttaaatttttttaaattaattttattttatttttaaactttacataattgtattacttttgccaaatatcaaaatgaatccaccacaggtatacatgtgttccccatcctgaaccctcctccctcctccctccccataccatccctctgggtcgtcccagtgcaccagccccaagcatccagtatcgtgcattgaacctggactggctgtgggagagggagagggtgggaagatttgggagaatggcattgaaacatgtaaaatatcatgtatgaaaatctttattttttaacatggaCATTCTGTACTTCTGGTCaatgcaccttttttttttttttttctttaatgattaaaGCAATGTGCGTTTGGCCACAAACAGGCTGTTTTAGTTAGCATAGAATTCAAGTTAAATCATGTACAGGCTAGAATCACTTCCCCGTGCCTCAATATGTAGAAGTTTCTTCTATTGATAAATCATAAACAAtttgaatttcaatttttaagtATGCAATAAAGCCTTAAAATAACATTAGGAATGCAAATGTCATTGTagacctctttctttttttatatagaaatttagttgatttacaatattacattagtgTCGTATGTATAGCATAGTGGTTCaatgtttttatagattatattgagtttatttttgtacatgatATGAGTGTgttctgattttattaatttacacgtggctgtccaactttcccagcaccacttgttgaagagatggTCTTTGAAGAGAcggtctttttcccatttttatattcttgcctcctttgtagaagattaattgaccataggtgtttggatttatttctgggctctcttttcAGTTCCATTGGTCCATATGCCTGTTTTTATACCAAAAGATACATATACTCTTATGTTCTAGCAGCACTATTCAGAATAGGCAAaacatgggaacaacctaaatatccatcgacagatgaatggacaaagatgtcatatacatatacaatggaatactactcaaacattaagaagaacaaataatgctctttgcagcaacatggatgcagtTAGAGATTATTGaactaggtgaagtaagtcacacagTGTGCCTGTGTCAGGTaagtgtgatatcacttatatgttgaatccaaaatatgacacagatgaacccatctacaaaacagaaacagactcacagacatagaaaacaaacttg
Coding sequences within:
- the FAM71C gene encoding LOW QUALITY PROTEIN: protein FAM71C (The sequence of the model RefSeq protein was modified relative to this genomic sequence to represent the inferred CDS: substituted 2 bases at 2 genomic stop codons) — encoded protein: MFNTSMGKLQXXLYKGEYPIFQYAPVFESNFIQVSRKGEVLDVHNRAQMVTVGIFRTSPHLTLPDVMLLAQPAAICDDSNRHSSAARERGKKPTQILELTRLLPLKIVEISIHNSKKQQLHLKLASGRSFYLQLCPPPDRGDLFIQWKNLIYFLRLSANAHSRTQATRARNILDITGLKKREEVPSGKSPKDGARVLRENSLKSCRGFGTEAHLGIL